The Nomia melanderi isolate GNS246 chromosome 4, iyNomMela1, whole genome shotgun sequence genome segment TGTGTGTAACTTGTAAGGAAATATGACTTTTGATGCTTGAAATGACTTAGACTATTTGCATAATTAAGAGCACAATTATATTACAAGCGATTATATTACAAGTTCTCTTAACATTTAGCCAATCGAATGAAATCTTCCATTTTTCCCTTAGCAATGCATTACCTTTTACTTTGTatactttttcttttgttattaagTCTTGAattgggattatttgcaattagtCAAATACTTTTCTTACTTttgtaaaacaaaatttgtaataatatctattaaatgagttcaattgaagttaTTGAGAAAGGTTACAGTCATAGTCTTTTTTAGGTAGTTAAGAACGTTTTGTATGCACATGTATTTGTATTAAACATCAGAACGAAGAAATCAGGATCTTTAACGGTGTCACTGACTATTAAGAGCAATTACTTTCCTTATCGGTGAAAAGACACACGCTTATCACGATTGAAAGAGTTTTGCCGGATATGTAACCGTGCTTCGAGTAGTTTCTCTTACTACAATTGTACATCCGCACTTTCGAAATTAATCAAACTGAAAATGGCTTTTCCGTCCGACTTTCTGCTTGTACGTTGTCGAATCGTATAATGGACTCTTCGTGTACTTTAAAATGAGAAGATATACATTCTACTAAAATGCAGTATACAACGAAACATAAATGTAATCAAAATACAAACTATAATAgaatgatatataaaaataatataatagaaacataagaattacaaaatatactagaatagtataaacataatttaaaatagaaatacgaaaagtatgaaatgtaataaaataaattctttaataaagtgttaacactagatctacaaCGCCAGTCATTCAAActggttttaattttcttattttgcaattactggTATAATTAtgtcaaatatttaaagttattttgaaaattaacagTTTCGCTTACCTAATGTATGGAATatcaagaaaaatgaaaacaaatgtacccttataattttgataagaaGTACATATTAGTCATATcgaatgcttggtagttctagtgttgatgaCGCGAGTGCCCATATTATTTTCGAAGCAATAAAGTGTTgcttaataatattctaatgattGATACAATTTCGCGAGTATAATTTCTTTGCGCGAAGGTCGGTGGCCGATTGATCAGGTGTCtggaaaggaaaaaatgaaCAGAGGAAGATATTTTAGGAGGCAGTATTCAGGATTATAAACAGCAATTTCCTGTCAAATTACAGTTGATATTTCAACGTGACGTTTTACGCGGTTCAACGTGGTGGGAAACGCAACCACAAGAAAAGTGACTATGGAATGAGTTTCAAATCCGCTTTTATCTTGTACACGTAGTAAAGTACCGTAGGTCAGGAAAGTCTCCTCCGGTATCGAGGTTGCGGTTACGACGATCATTATCTTTCGCGTCGCCGAATAACAATACCGAAACGAATTGCAGTTGTTCATGGTCCAACTGCATGGAAAATTCAACGGTACTGTCGTTTAAAGCAGTTTGTTAAACGACAAAATGTTTAGTTCACGGATATAAAACCACGGTTTCACTGATTAGTATGATTATTACATTTCTATGAACGTAAGTTCTGAAATAAGTTACGACCCGCTGCGTACCATTTACAACGTATTATTTCTTTGAACGTTGAAAtcgtttgaaaattgtttagaaaatatagttctgaagaatttattttagaattacaattaataaaagaattctgaagtgtacaaatttgtatttgaccccttgccctatgatttctttcataactgcgcTCGTTAGGGTtactttaccattaataatttaccaatgaacgaagaaaaattggCAATTCATCGGTATCCATCTGTATTTCAGAacataatgattttaataatagaaaaatagtatttaatttgaatccaGAATGATTGAgtgattatttttgtaattcacGTTTGAGAACTTATTCGCAAATCTGACTTCATATTgtgtggcaaggggttaagattcgGGTGGAAATTAGCATGTTCGCATGTGTTAATTTTccttatcaattaatttttcttaattcttcgcaagctttaagatgacacgTGTACTCGTGAAATGCAGTTACCTGgctaaataaatagtttcaagtTTGAACATTGATTTGTAATCATGAATGAAATGTATACAGAATAATTTCTGATagattattagctttattagttatttttatcgactacatttctttttcttttattctgcgTCACAGAATTACCCGTTCCTGTTCTTGGTGACCTTTCAGAGGTAACACTTCTAGCTCAAAGGTTGCACAAAGGCAGCAATCCAGCGAAATTGAATCTCACGTACACGGATATTTGTAATTTGGACACGATAGAGGTCAATTTGGTGCCTGAGAAGAagggaatatttttgaaacacgtGGAATACCAAGTAACAAGCaaggtagttctaatattatgaaataatacaaaataacatCACGAAGAGTtgatgaaatttgaatttcattggaaatcaTCCCTCTTTCGTATTTAAAATGTGACCAAAAATTACAGGGTAATGTAATGAAAAcagttttcattttcagagattTAATTCTATCGTTTATAGACGTTACAATGACTTCGTGTCGTTGCATGAACTACTCCTCGCAAGGTTTCCATACAGGTTGATACCAAAGTTACCGCCGAAGAAGATCGTGGGAGgtaaagtttttcatttcagcacacatatatttttccaaactgtctattattttttaaaaatagtgtGCACTTACTGAACATACCTGTAAAActtattttactaaaaatactatttaaattaataaattctatgaaTTATATATCATCAAATCcagaaaattatatgaattatgCTGCACTGCGATAAGAGATGAAGTTCTTAGTTAAAATTATCAAACATTTGTTTCGTAAGAAAGTtctcatttaaatttattccttcaaaaagaaacaattttatattaagtaGACCGAGTCGAAACGACGGATCATCTTTCCTTTgacaataaagaaataaaactagaaaggaaaaaaataattttttaatttttttcttccaaaaatactaataataaggttctcaataataataataataataataataataataataataataataataataataataaagtttttaaatatccTTTCCAAACCACCgtgttaattacaatttttcttttacagcGGACTCTCAATTCTTGGAAGAACGAAGACGATCGCTTTTGAGATTCCTCACAGTGATCGCTCGCCATCCGGTAGTGAGCAAAGATCACATTGTGCAGTTTTTCTTCACGTACACCGGTGAGGAGACGCAACACAAGATCCGTGAGGTGTTCAGGCGGGTGCCGGACGAATTCGCCACCTCCGAGTTGTCCTCGAAAGCGAAGGAATTGGTACCGCCTGAAACGTTGACCGAATTCGCGAACAGCCGCGATCAGATTAGGGTGATACTCCTTGGAATATCTCGATTAAAAAATATCGCGGATTGTTTGGCAATCAGATCGCACAGTTACGCAATGGACATGGCAGAGTTGGGCACACAGCTAAGCAATTTAGCGTCGGAACCTCATGGCACTACCGCTTGGGCCACAGGTGGATCTAGCATTTGGCAAGAGATGAAGAAAGGTTTCCACGTTATTTCTAAGTGAGTAGTATCACGgagtgaatgaaatttaattttgaacaaCACAAAATGCGAAATAAGTCACTGAaagttgaattatatttaaaagatgtTCTTTCTTTGACCGTGACCAAAACTACCACCGTATCCGTCAAAATTGCGggtatcagttttcttatttcgcaattattgatatcttaaatgTTAAGTACCCTAAATCATTTTCGAAGTAAACtgtttcgcttgaatactgtaatgaatatacgaagaaatcGGAAGAAATCTATAGTTGTCATTTTTATgtggattaatattaatattaatcatattaaacgttcCATAGTTTTAGTGATAATTCACTGGTATAACATTGAATTCATCAATCTAATCTGAAAGTTAAGTCTTCGTAtaaatcttttttcttttaaccgattCATAGAATAGTGGTCCTGTTAAAAACATTGTTATCTATCCATTGTAAAGgtacaaacattttttattaacactttcgctatCAACGTCACGTATTTGTGATGAtcaatatttcgtattttaCGCAAAAAAGAGTCAATTAAGaggtattttgtaaatatatatatatatatatattttatttaataaaatactaaaaccgTAGAGACTGCTATTGAAGTAAATGTTGGTAGCGAatggattaatattttaatagtgcAATGATTGAAAAAATTCTTATATGCGATCATCATTACAGAGAATTCAATTTACTCTCGACAAGAGCCCTTCAACAAGCGGTTAGAGAAGAGACGATGGTCTGCGAAAGGCTGAACCTCCTTTTGGACATCCTCGTGGCGCACAGAATATTATGCGAGAGGCATGAACGAGGAGTCAGCGCTGATCATCAACGCGCATTATCCACCATGCTATCTTTAAAAAAACGACAAATGCAAGGAGTtatccgcggcacagatgcaagTATTAGTATAAATCCTTTGAGATGCTTGAGCGGCAAGTGATGATTTACAGTCTTAAGAAGAGATACATTTATCCGGTGATTTAACTTGTCTCATTGTTACCATGTAACCGTCATTACGTGGTTATTCCGAAGTTACTCAAGGTCGCTCACATTAACGAGAGGGGCAAAACGTAATAATATATCATCTCTGATCTTATTACCTTacataattcaatcaaattctaCACGATCTCTTCATGTTCAGCTATGTTTTTCTCTTCGAAGAATCGATTGTCTCGTCCTTTTCGGTaaaatcttttttcttttgtttacagACTGATACAGTTGAATACCTGGAGAACAAGATGGTCGCTCAGGAATCCGTGATCGCGAACGTCGAGCTGCGGAATTGTTTTTCGTTGCATTGCTTACACATGGAAACCCAACTGGTTCATGCACATTTAGAGATACTAGCTACGGTTTTACAGAGTCTTGTAAACGTTCAAATACGCGGTCATTCTGAGGTAAGATTATTCGTTTGTAAATTTGGATAAATATTGTGTAGCTACAATTAAATAGAATGGTTGTGGTGTTTAATGCTATCGAAAAATGAGGAACTGGTGAGTCCAACTCTTATGGAATTAAAATGAGTAAAACGTTAAAAATGCGGAAggatatttctaaaaattaatttgagtGTCGTAGAACGTGGCGTTAGTGATAGattcattaaagaaaaaaacaaaaacatttcgaaTAGTTAGAGAAGATAATTTTTGGAATGAGTTTatgagtaattattatttttaaacgttACAGCTCGCCGAAGTATGGAAGTTGATAGAGCCAACAATCATGAAGTGTTTACCAGAAAAATCGACAAATGGATCGAATGGAATTTCATAGGTCAGAGAAAGTTTCTTGCGCGTCAAACAGTTCGTGTTTTGTGATTAAATCTTGATGACTGGGGTGCGTAAGTTAAGGAAATCAAGACTTGAAGATAATTTTTGCATATAACTGTAAGATACTGATATTGAATTCATGCGATTAAGAAAACATTGGAAGAATGTAATTAAGACATCACAAACGTATTACGCGTTATGTTAAGAGATGGAAAGCATTTGCAACAAATCAATTGCAATACATATTACATCATATGGTAGAGTATGTATAAACGCAGAATATTACATATATGGAACGTATGAAATTGAAAGACTCATTAAACATTCCTTGTTATgtacttaatatattttatgatctGATTAAACAATCGCACGCTATTGTGTACATAGTAAGTCACGCTTTTTCCTGAAAAAGCAGTAGACAAATAGGTAAAacatctgtataaaacaacgAAACAACTGTAAATAATTTGGTTACTGAGATACAATGTTTTTATATGAGTTAGAAGTCTGACGAGTGTTATCATTATTCTCCGGTACCACGTTGATCGTGGATGCGCTAAATACTTTACACACATTAATATACGGTACTCGCCTTTGTATAACAGCAATAAAAtacattgttattatataatcgcattatttaccatttatttatcaaaattttattgatattgacctattaaatgttgaaaccgatattttaaataaaaaaaaattattgttaaatgaacaatatattaatttatcgtatgttataatttaaaaaattataagtaaaaaaatatatgttacaAATACTAAGTACAAGAATTTATTGCTTCCTTTGTACTGTTTAATTGGAGATGTCGCTATTCCCTACTGATTGGAAATGTCGCTATTTCATAACATGCTATTTTcatgtaataataacaaataacaaatcgTGAGAatgcaataatatttttaattagcttAATTTGAATGCATACAATTTGTTCCCTATTTTAAGATGTACTTTATTAACATGTATATATCTATCTTCTGTatgttcaattaaaaattgattcaacTTGTCTGTTAAGGAAGATGTAAACTCGTTTAAAATTGCTGTTTCATTACCAAGACACCACAGAAAACTAATGTGATATGAAGAATCCtgcaaaagaaacaaaaatatacaaatttatacaacaaaataataaaatg includes the following:
- the LOC116425369 gene encoding sorting nexin-8 isoform X4 — its product is MRVLVVVSCFIDSHRAPSNIWELVDSKTGYLTRSGLYKGLALVAFAQQGKQPSDKLLENSESQELPVPVLGDLSEVTLLAQRLHKGSNPAKLNLTYTDICNLDTIEVNLVPEKKGIFLKHVEYQVTSKRFNSIVYRRYNDFVSLHELLLARFPYRLIPKLPPKKIVGADSQFLEERRRSLLRFLTVIARHPVVSKDHIVQFFFTYTGEETQHKIREVFRRVPDEFATSELSSKAKELVPPETLTEFANSRDQIRVILLGISRLKNIADCLAIRSHSYAMDMAELGTQLSNLASEPHGTTAWATGGSSIWQEMKKGFHVISKEFNLLSTRALQQAVREETMVCERLNLLLDILVAHRILCERHERGVSADHQRALSTMLSLKKRQMQGVIRGTDTDTVEYLENKMVAQESVIANVELRNCFSLHCLHMETQLVHAHLEILATVLQSLVNVQIRGHSELAEVWKLIEPTIMKCLPEKSTNGSNGIS
- the LOC116425369 gene encoding sorting nexin-8 isoform X5 — encoded protein: MIPNDTHRIWELVDSKTGYLTRSGLYKGLALVAFAQQGKQPSDKLLENSESQELPVPVLGDLSEVTLLAQRLHKGSNPAKLNLTYTDICNLDTIEVNLVPEKKGIFLKHVEYQVTSKRFNSIVYRRYNDFVSLHELLLARFPYRLIPKLPPKKIVGADSQFLEERRRSLLRFLTVIARHPVVSKDHIVQFFFTYTGEETQHKIREVFRRVPDEFATSELSSKAKELVPPETLTEFANSRDQIRVILLGISRLKNIADCLAIRSHSYAMDMAELGTQLSNLASEPHGTTAWATGGSSIWQEMKKGFHVISKEFNLLSTRALQQAVREETMVCERLNLLLDILVAHRILCERHERGVSADHQRALSTMLSLKKRQMQGVIRGTDTDTVEYLENKMVAQESVIANVELRNCFSLHCLHMETQLVHAHLEILATVLQSLVNVQIRGHSELAEVWKLIEPTIMKCLPEKSTNGSNGIS
- the LOC116425369 gene encoding sorting nexin-8 isoform X3, with the protein product MASTDLSFGCIPAFYREVYEKICSPTSGNVEREVFKSLLVKSQLSSSVLSQIWELVDSKTGYLTRSGLYKGLALVAFAQQGKQPSDKLLENSESQELPVPVLGDLSEVTLLAQRLHKGSNPAKLNLTYTDICNLDTIEVNLVPEKKGIFLKHVEYQVTSKRFNSIVYRRYNDFVSLHELLLARFPYRLIPKLPPKKIVGADSQFLEERRRSLLRFLTVIARHPVVSKDHIVQFFFTYTGEETQHKIREVFRRVPDEFATSELSSKAKELVPPETLTEFANSRDQIRVILLGISRLKNIADCLAIRSHSYAMDMAELGTQLSNLASEPHGTTAWATGGSSIWQEMKKGFHVISKEFNLLSTRALQQAVREETMVCERLNLLLDILVAHRILCERHERGVSADHQRALSTMLSLKKRQMQGVIRGTDTDTVEYLENKMVAQESVIANVELRNCFSLHCLHMETQLVHAHLEILATVLQSLVNVQIRGHSELAEVWKLIEPTIMKCLPEKSTNGSNGIS
- the LOC116425369 gene encoding sorting nexin-8 isoform X1, producing the protein MASTDLSFAGSCDFPRSVMSFCFGFRRRAVPGCIPAFYREVYEKICSPTSGNVEREVFKSLLVKSQLSSSVLSQIWELVDSKTGYLTRSGLYKGLALVAFAQQGKQPSDKLLENSESQELPVPVLGDLSEVTLLAQRLHKGSNPAKLNLTYTDICNLDTIEVNLVPEKKGIFLKHVEYQVTSKRFNSIVYRRYNDFVSLHELLLARFPYRLIPKLPPKKIVGADSQFLEERRRSLLRFLTVIARHPVVSKDHIVQFFFTYTGEETQHKIREVFRRVPDEFATSELSSKAKELVPPETLTEFANSRDQIRVILLGISRLKNIADCLAIRSHSYAMDMAELGTQLSNLASEPHGTTAWATGGSSIWQEMKKGFHVISKEFNLLSTRALQQAVREETMVCERLNLLLDILVAHRILCERHERGVSADHQRALSTMLSLKKRQMQGVIRGTDTDTVEYLENKMVAQESVIANVELRNCFSLHCLHMETQLVHAHLEILATVLQSLVNVQIRGHSELAEVWKLIEPTIMKCLPEKSTNGSNGIS
- the LOC116425369 gene encoding sorting nexin-8 isoform X2, with product MASTDLSFAGSCDFPRSVMSFCFGFRRRAVPGCIPAFYREVYEKICSPTSGNVEREVFKSLLVKSQLSSSVLSQIWELVDSKTGYLTRSGLYKGLALVAFAQQGKQPSDKLLENSESQEVTLLAQRLHKGSNPAKLNLTYTDICNLDTIEVNLVPEKKGIFLKHVEYQVTSKRFNSIVYRRYNDFVSLHELLLARFPYRLIPKLPPKKIVGADSQFLEERRRSLLRFLTVIARHPVVSKDHIVQFFFTYTGEETQHKIREVFRRVPDEFATSELSSKAKELVPPETLTEFANSRDQIRVILLGISRLKNIADCLAIRSHSYAMDMAELGTQLSNLASEPHGTTAWATGGSSIWQEMKKGFHVISKEFNLLSTRALQQAVREETMVCERLNLLLDILVAHRILCERHERGVSADHQRALSTMLSLKKRQMQGVIRGTDTDTVEYLENKMVAQESVIANVELRNCFSLHCLHMETQLVHAHLEILATVLQSLVNVQIRGHSELAEVWKLIEPTIMKCLPEKSTNGSNGIS